The sequence acagacgtccagtaacaaaccaccactccggttcagatcaggggggccgttcctcccaatcacgcccctcaagtgtctccatcattgcccacatgtgcgttgaagtctcccagcaagattaaggagtccccttcaggactctttccagggtctccaagaaggccgtatactctgaactgctgttgggtgcataagcacacacaacagtcagagttttcccccccataacccgcaggcatagggaggcgaccctctcatccactggggtaaactccaacaacgaagcacccaaccgTGGATTTGTGAGTAttcccacacccgcccggcgcctcacaacttgagcaactccggagaagaatagagtccaacccctatccagaagtaaggttccagagccgacgctgtgcgtagaggcgagcccaaccagatccaactggtaacgctccacctcccgcacaagctccggctccttcccccccagagaggtgatgtTCCacatccccaaagccagcttatGTCACCCGGGTCTGGTCTGTCGagaccctctgctttcactgccatccttctggcagcgcacccgaccccatcgatgtttcccgtaggtggtgggcccgcgggacagagaagcggaggtgttgcccacgttgcctttcgGGCTGGGTCCGGCCGGGCTCCGtagcaagcccggccaccagacgctcgccgacgagtcctccttctgggcctggctccagaaggggaccccgggcttcctcagggccgggtatcctcacttcctggttttttctttcatgaggtcttttgaaccaatcttagtctggccccttgcctgagaccaatttgccatgggagaccctaccaggaacacaaggttccagacaacacagcccccaggttcatcagggcacacaaacctctctaccacggtaaggtgctggttcttcagagaggcttAAGCGCTTCGtcctataattacattttaaagttttcgccctctagtgctcccgttgaatgcaaacgtgacagatggtcgtttattcacaaataaccctctctgtaaaatcctaaattgtaggatagtttggccattaaaacgctttttgattagatttctagcgagaagtgtagattgtacttttagaatccacgtccagtcgatatgtaggatctatagtttgatatatattatagaaaaaagttttacatatgtatttttgatcctcacatatttgttttccgtttaaatcccctgaacctgcaaacacaaaccgctttctgtgcacggatcgctgtgcattcgtgtgtgggttttttgagactcccctgacggtcacccgattcgtacttgtaattttttctatctatagccaatcagatgtctccttcattctaagccaatcacatcacatgagcgcgcccccacgagggtatgatttcttgcgttcatgacacttcatatacttattttgcgctgtccggtcagttcgctaaacagagggcttcaggtgatcatgcagagatgcgtgtctccgtcagactcagcagctgatctaatctctctctcgcgttccggttatacttcactcgcatttatgtccatatcgatcagatccagctcttctgatcggcctttatagagagcaccgatcaaactattaagagtcaatatcggccgataatggccggcggggctccccccgttgagagttcactgtctagcactggcttcgtagtgcactgatcgattaggctaagctaacctgtagctgctccctccacactcacaacaacttcatacagacagataaagcagctgtattcgccatacaggaaacacacattttaaaacggTTTTacctgccgtttttgtgtacacaagcaatcatcaatggttcggaaagtggcgctgtaccttaataatataaaggcttgtatttgcgtgcatttcctgttcggaaagtggcaatgtactgagagtggaggtgtcctgagattagcgcctgcaggcaggctccatggacctgtcagctccggacttttttctgtatctggattttatttacatgtatatgaaacggaacacatttgtgtgtgcattgaaaacacaagtgtggatccggaaatacaagtgtgaatccttctgtgtgtattatgagactgttctgagcccatacaatcggcctatatggtcattttttgtaggaggacaggctgaaaaAAACGCAAAAGTAAAGTATGTAGAAAAAAAAGTTATAGTGTAGTATTTAAAAGAATGTCATAGTATAGCATGTTAAAAACATATTAGCATAAATAAAGTTTGTCTAAAAAGTAATATGTGTATGTCTAAAATACCAGAAGAAAAGTATagaatgttaaaaaaaatacacataaaaGTTATAGTATAGTATTTAAGTAAGGTTAGTACTTCACCTTCCTGCTGATTGACCACAAGCTCCAACAGTTTCCCAGAAGCCCTCATCACTGTTAACGCCAGATCATAATCTGTAGGAAGAAGAGAGAGATCTTAATAAAAGTGTTTGAGACATAAACAACACCTGCAGAGTGTCCCGTGTCTCTCACCCTCCTGGCTGGCCTGCTCTGCCTGAATCCTGTCGGAGACGTTGCTCATCTCCTTATAGAAACCTCTGAAGATGTTCTGCGTGCAGCCGGCAGCGTTACAGCTCCTCCAGAACCTGCTGGAGGCCCCACTGGGGGAGGGGTCTGGGGGCGGGGCCACGTGAGGGGGAGGGGCCACTGGAGAGGGAGGGGCCACGGGagaggaacaggaagtggagggAGAGATGGCCCAGGGTCCAGCGCTGTGTGGATCAGATGGACTGTGGACAGGACTCCCCTCAGGACACAACTCCTGTTCTTGATTCATGTGcagacttcctgcaacaacagcaCCTTTCTCCGGTCACTAGACATGTCCTATACTGTTTTACACATAGTATTAacccaaaaaaaaaagtctcATTGACTCTTTGACCTGCAAGCAGTATAACACTTGACATTAACAAACTAAATCTAGTGCGAGAGGTTAGCCTCATACATTTGGATGTCTGCTTTGTAAAGTTGAAAGCttataaacatgtattctatcacaCAAGTCTGCTACATTCGGCATTCAATGCAAGTGTTAACAGCCATGTTCCGGGTAATTATAATCAATATTCTAATATTAAAGCTTTTTGCTGCAAAATATGCATTTAATTTGTAAATGGAAAAAGGATAAAATGGACAAATGCACCATTTGTTCACGATTTTTTTGGGCCAGATAGGGCTCTATTAGAGATTCTATAGTTGAAAGGGGGAGATGGAGGGGAGGACATTGCCTGAATGTTAGGCCGGCTTACTAGGCAGCAGTTTACACATAACGGGCACTAACCATTGATCTATCTGGTGGCCGCTGGCTAGTGTTTTTAATCTTGTAGGGATGTGAACAATATTTAATTTGCTTTACTGCTGCCGTGGGGAAAAAATCTATTAAATACTAGGACAAAATTCATAGCCAAATTCATATTTAAGTGCCATTAATTCAGGCCTAGGTCTCCTAACTTAGGCAGCATTAACCATAGAAGAAGAAACTTGTCTCATGTCAGCCAGTAGCAGTGCTCCCAAGCAAAGAATTAAGCGCTTTGTGTATTGTAGTTAAAAATCGCACTTTATAAACTCAATGAATATGTGAAGACTTTATTCTGGTTGTGTTTACATCCTGAATTTGAATGTATTTTCAAACGTACAACTACCTAACACTAAgttcatctcatcatggtgtGAAAATGTACCTCCatcgtctgtctgtgtctccgtCTTACACCGAACTTCACTGGGAGGGAACACCGGAGACGTCTGAGTGGAGAAGTCAGCCTGAGAGGCAGGAAGTGGCTGAGCGAAAGGAGGCAGCAGACTCTCTGACTCAGCCTCCTGACAGGATCAAACCCAAATCATGTCAGATGAAGAACCCTCAATATACCATTTATGGATCCAATATTTAAAAAGGATATAGGTTCTGGGATTAAATATCAGATtctctttaaaggtcacctattatgcaaaatccacttgttcatgtcttttctacatcaacatgtgtcccctctgtggaaagagactctgaaagatTCAGGAACAAAAATGCTCTCACTTTTTgccctgatccatttctataaagctgatcagattttggccactttgtgatgtcataacgatgtgttgtcttgtgtaaccattagccaatcaccaaccaaggtaaccccccccccacaccttgtcacctgaatctcctcctagagcaccattgagttatttttaaccaaatgtctctcagaggggcgtggggaggggctccttattttcatctaagtaacagacagagaatcagcactttggaaacagggctgaaacagaggggattatgggtaatgatctgtttggtgtttggagccaaacacttcagagacatgttttgtatatatctgagacctgtaatatattgatgaaaaacagtataataggggagctTTAAGAAACCACGAGTTAACATCACCAATTCTACTACAGGACTGAATGAGATTGAGAACACAATAAATAGAGTTATGAAATATTGCTAAAAGCAGAAATGTATAGTTTAGACTTTGATCTAATATGTAATGACTCACTGAATTGATGGTTTCATCTCCATCTGAAGCTCCGTCTCTGCTCTCTCCCTCCAGATTATCTTCTGTAGCAGACGGCAGCAGTTTGCAAAACCATTTTTAATGATGTCTTTTTCACATATTTAATGTAATCTGAGTCTGCTGTGCCGCCTACCTGAGGTGGATCGGCGATGACTCCCGTTGTGTTTCCTGTGAACAGAGAACACAACACACTGACTGATCATGCAAAGAGAAACCACAACATCCTGTgtaataaaaactattatttACATGTTTGACACTGTGTGAGCTGATCATTATCATTGTGTTGATGCTAGAGGCGGTATGGGATGTTTTGTTGACGTCACATTAAAGACTGCATCTGTGATAAAGTGCAGCAGATTTCTTAATAAAGTCTTCACtctataaaatgtaaaaaaagaaagataaaTTAAACACCTTTCATAGCTTCTAACGGCATATTACATTTATGGATTGCTTGTTTTTTCTAAATAATATTACAAattatacatttgatttatttcacTCTATCTTTATTGTTTTACTATTATTACACTGGTTATTGTTTGGCTAATATTACAGTTCATGTAGACAATACATTAATTCAAATGGTCTGATGTCTATTATTATTACCAGTGAAGATGTTATATCTTAATAATGTCCACAAGAAACATAAATCCCAAAGACATCCAATTTACAACAACATTATCAAAAAGAAATGGAATTTAACAATTAATTGACTATTAATGTAATAATGATTGTATCACTTGTGAGGTGTCTAGTGATATTGTTGTTCCTTCTTGCATGTACAATAAATGAGTTTAACAAATTATATAATGCAATTCAACACTAAATGACTACAAACTACAAGACAGATATGAGTCTccctaataatacaaataaaacagtaGCTTCAACAAGTTCCCACAATGCACAGCACGATGCAAAAATGGTTGTACATTTCACATTGTAAGTatcataaaatgaaataaagttaTTTTCAGTGAATCACAGAGACTTGAGCCTACCTCGTCTGATGAACAGCCAACAGGGTGAATACATGAAAGAGAAGGAACATAAATATGAGATTATTAATCTTCTTCAACCACTATTGATGATGTTTCTGTTACTGAATCAAATAAGAGACTTACGAGAGGCTCACGAACCAGGTGTTCACTATCATCTATATCAGTATCTAAAGGGGCCGTTATTGAATCCGGTTCATTATCGCCTGTAAGAGAAGGGGAAACACATTAAACCTTTGTTCAGTGTTCAAGAGGTTATTTTCTCTCATGCGTTGTAAGTGTGTTAACCTGAATTTGAAGAATCATCCTTCAGTGAAGCCCATGAGACTTTGGATCTACGTTTAGAAGGGGTCCCGTTCTGTCTGTGAGGAGAGAGTCAGTTATTATACACACTGTCACTGTAAAGTGTACGGATAAACAAGTAGCTTGATTTGaagtcaaaataaaagcaaGTGACTttaaacatgaacatatttcacACTGTGTCCCTCAGACCTTCATCAGGCAAAGGTAGACAAAACccattttgtttaatattaaaaATTGAACTCCTATTTAagttatttgtgttttttttttttaatacatattATAGGTAAATTACTAAGAGTCTATAAATATGCTTTTTTGTAGTTTATGTTACTTGTCTGGATTCGTTTTTTAAGAATAGAGCAGATTTAACTGGTGAACATCTGATATTAAGTTTGGTAGTTTGTGTTTGGTTGGTAGCACGGTGATTTTGTCCACCCTCAATCGGTAACCATCATGCCAGCTACCTTGACAAAAACCTGAAACCTAAACACCCCAGTATTCTGGTCTTAAGTAAGTTCACATCTCATATCAACTTAAGCTTCATAAATACACAATAGATACAGAACAAGTCGCTGATGTTAGTCTTGGTGTTGATGGCTCGGTGCATTAAAGGTGatctttttcctttttttatatAAAGTGCATTCAAAGTATGCTTTTTGCACTGATATGCATTGTCAGCTACTTGAGTCTTGATTTTCCCACAGGTCCCCTTTAACACCGCATATACAGCATTTCATTAATTTGGTGTATTGTGATTATTAGacctgtttgattttaaataactgTACAGTGGGTTTCTATATTTTGTCTAATATGACGCTGTTTGTAACATAAATAAGTTCTTACTTAATGCTTAACCTTAAATTGAATGTATGTTGCTGTCATACTCTGATTGGTGGATTTCCCCCTGGGGAGTCTTTTAGCCTTTATATGCATGGTCATGgttatatatatttactttgcctGATAAAAGTCTTTGAACCCACCGTGAGGACGAGTGGGCAGGATCATTGTTTGATGAAGTCAGAGTTTTTGACCCTACACATCTCTCATAAAGCTTTATTGTGCAAGAAGTGTTTTGAAATTGTTAACAGAAGGAGCTATAATAgatttttaaatacaaataataagggTTGATATGCTACAAACTTTCCAAATTTTTTTCAAGACTTTTAGGGAACAACTTTAAACATGAAAATAATTACACACTTACTTGTCTCCGAAACTCAACCGTCTCTGTTTCAAAAGCAAAATCAgaacaattaaaatcaccataaCGTGGTGGGATTAAAGTATTGAAAAGCTGTATGTATGTGATCATGAACAGTATGTGTACCTTGATAGATGAAGTGGATGAGTTTGAGTCACTGCTGTACACAGTCGGCCGCTGGTCAGGAGAGTCACCTGTCGAGAAGAATAATCACTTTATCTGTAACATTAAGAATAAAACGATTTAAAACACAAGACAGAGTTGCTGTGATCGACATACCACTGGCATTCTTCTTGTGTGAACCAGGAGCATGTTTGTCACAAAATGACCTAAAAACACACGAGTGGATGTTAGAAAGGGATCAGATATCAATGTTCAGACATAAAAAGGTTTAGTTTTAGCCTTATAAAGAAAGAGCTTTGCCAAATGTGAACATACTTACATAACAACGCTATAAGACAAACTTTCCAAGCTGATGTTTCCTTCTGACTTCTCACAGGTAAGGCAATAAACCtcatgaaataaaaacaaatgtgtgtCGATAAATATGATTGCACTTATAGACATTAATACAGACATTTGAactgcatttattttattttaagtcaTCTTGCAGCTGCAAAATAAATGGTATTACTCAGCCCCTGAAACTAGTCCCCAAATGATGCACACATTTCTCCTGCTCGAGTGGCTTTTGTTTAAATCTACAGAGCccaactctttaaagtggacctatcatgctatatttgaataatatattgcagggccatacctatataaaacatgtctgtgaagtttttttttaaaataccaaacagatcatgcattttagccatgcctcatttcgctctatttgctctattccagccctgtcttcacaagggctgattctgtggcaaatgagctgcagctgaccacgcccccctgcaaaggaggggggtgaggcacgagcgtcatgttaccatgctgctACCATGCTGCTACCATGccacgcaacctctcattcccctgataggtggagagttgcccatataggcggagcaccccttttcaaACATCAGaaaattcaaatctgtatcagctccgttgcagccccgtttttagagatgtgggtatggaggaaaagagagagggttgtgttttctaacacttggtgagttccctgacacaccggggacacatattcatgtataaaagacgtacaaaagtgcattttgcatgataggtcccctttaaggtaatTATTTATTAAAGACATGCACAGTTTTAAGTGGTTTGCTAGACATTTAGGTAGAAGACAGTTTCATAAATCAAACCTTAGATGTTCCAGCTTCTTCAGGATTTCTGTAAGCTCTGGACTTTGAGGATGAAGAGAGACGTCCATTTTCGGAGGGGTTCTTTTCTGG is a genomic window of Pseudochaenichthys georgianus chromosome 21, fPseGeo1.2, whole genome shotgun sequence containing:
- the LOC139432867 gene encoding PHD finger protein 11-like → MFLLFHVFTLLAVHQTRKHNGSHRRSTSEDNLEGESRDGASDGDETINSEAESESLLPPFAQPLPASQADFSTQTSPVFPPSEVRCKTETQTDDGGSLHMNQEQELCPEGSPVHSPSDPHSAGPWAISPSTSCSSPVAPPSPVAPPPHVAPPPDPSPSGASSRFWRSCNAAGCTQNIFRGFYKEMSNVSDRIQAEQASQEDYDLALTVMRASGKLLELVVNQQEELQGKQRELQEAAAAMEEAVSALKRDEEQLL
- the LOC117466168 gene encoding uncharacterized protein → MDMRSEQTKITGPLSTKEDVTAHQNCLLFSSALFCRNTPQFDDLFGFSVDDVLSEVKRGRQLICNKCKTRGATVGCEVGRCKKSYHYPCAVEERAKIVEDVTKEEYVLYCYKHYPKTQEKNPSENGRLSSSSKSRAYRNPEEAGTSKVYCLTCEKSEGNISLESLSYSVVMSFCDKHAPGSHKKNASGDSPDQRPTVYSSDSNSSTSSIKRRLSFGDKQNGTPSKRRSKVSWASLKDDSSNSGDNEPDSITAPLDTDIDDSEHLVREPLVSLLFDSVTETSSIVVEED